The Enterococcus rotai genome includes a window with the following:
- a CDS encoding LssY C-terminal domain-containing protein — protein MKKQTVFNSVFRVVRFTFIIVFGYLVYSSLFAEILTRKIHIFLYIFFWLFSSYLVIPYINKLMTGRYLPDYFIGRSRTSDGLLGDPINLAFIGSKAELEQLFINAGWTKAEPLSLRSSLHMITASVFSKSYPSAPVSSLFLFNKKQDLAFEKEIENNPRRRHHIRFWQTPDDWYLPGGRKADWLGAATYDKKVGFSIFTGQVTHKINSDIDEERDFVLKTFKQSNQAVSIEIVEHFTTSYHGRNGGGDEIFTDGALPFIKIDN, from the coding sequence ATGAAAAAACAAACAGTGTTTAATAGTGTGTTTAGAGTAGTTCGATTTACGTTTATTATTGTTTTTGGTTATTTAGTTTATAGCTCCTTATTCGCAGAAATTTTAACACGGAAAATTCATATTTTTCTTTATATCTTTTTCTGGTTATTTAGTTCCTATTTGGTGATTCCTTATATCAACAAGCTGATGACAGGTCGTTACTTGCCGGACTATTTTATTGGTCGCTCTAGAACTAGTGATGGATTGCTTGGTGATCCGATCAATCTGGCTTTTATAGGCTCTAAAGCTGAGCTGGAACAACTATTTATAAATGCAGGCTGGACGAAAGCTGAACCTTTATCACTTCGTTCTAGTTTGCATATGATCACAGCCAGTGTATTTAGCAAATCATATCCTAGTGCACCAGTTAGTTCACTCTTTTTATTTAATAAAAAGCAAGATCTAGCTTTTGAAAAAGAAATCGAAAATAACCCAAGAAGAAGGCATCACATCCGCTTTTGGCAAACGCCAGATGATTGGTATTTACCAGGAGGCAGAAAAGCTGACTGGCTGGGTGCGGCAACCTATGATAAAAAAGTTGGTTTTTCTATTTTTACAGGTCAAGTGACACATAAAATAAATTCAGATATTGATGAAGAACGAGACTTTGTTTTAAAAACATTTAAGCAATCGAATCAAGCTGTTTCCATTGAAATCGTGGAGCATTTTACAACAAGTTATCATGGTAGAAATGGTGGTGGCGATGAAATTTTCACGGATGGTGCATTACCTTTTATCAAAATCGACAACTGA
- a CDS encoding LysM peptidoglycan-binding domain-containing protein, protein MKSLKTILFATTLTAGLGIFMGTTDAHADSLYTVKSGDTLSTISHQFSGDNSMIDLIAKDNNISNINMIFEGEQLTIRTADEAKQAPVQQESAQQAAPAPVQETEVQAAPVAQETVPATAATTSSAKEWIAQKESSGSYGATNGKYIGRYQLDASYLNGDYSEANQERVADSYVAGRYGSWEAAQSFWMANGWY, encoded by the coding sequence ATGAAATCACTTAAAACGATTTTATTCGCAACAACTTTGACTGCAGGACTAGGTATCTTTATGGGAACGACTGACGCGCACGCTGATAGCTTATATACAGTAAAATCTGGAGATACATTATCTACTATCTCTCACCAATTCAGCGGAGACAATAGCATGATCGATTTAATTGCTAAAGACAATAACATTTCTAATATAAATATGATTTTTGAAGGAGAACAATTAACGATCAGAACGGCAGATGAAGCGAAACAAGCACCCGTTCAACAAGAATCTGCTCAACAAGCAGCACCAGCGCCTGTACAGGAAACTGAAGTACAAGCAGCGCCAGTTGCACAAGAAACAGTACCAGCAACTGCTGCAACAACATCTTCTGCCAAAGAATGGATTGCTCAAAAAGAATCTAGTGGTTCTTATGGTGCAACAAACGGTAAATATATCGGTAGATATCAATTAGATGCTTCATACTTAAATGGAGATTATTCAGAAGCAAATCAAGAACGTGTAGCGGATAGCTATGTAGCAGGCCGTTATGGCTCTTGGGAAGCAGCGCAATCTTTCTGGATGGCTAATGGTTGGTATTAA
- a CDS encoding heavy metal translocating P-type ATPase produces the protein METTKAHDHTCSSGKDHEHNHDHEGSHGHSHSHGKSPVVLFFTGLAIFIIAFFITEGSLLQNILFVSAMLLSGYHIILEGIVDTLSESKEQRKFVPNVHILMTLAAFGATIIGNYEEGALLIIIFAAAHFLEEYAEGRSKREITNLLKMNPTEARLIQADGSVKTVDVVTLKIGDKLQVLNGDQIATDGVILSGRTSIDESSINGESIPREKTVGDEVFGSTINGTGTFTMEVTKDSSDTVFAKILQLVNQSQSNLSKTATKIQKLEPYYVTIVLILVPIFIAVGPFIFNWSWNESFYRGMVFLISASPCALAASAVPATLSGISNLAKRGVLFKGGSYLANLATIKSVAFDKTGTLTKGKPSVTDFYFLTDTAQMTEQTCIDLIVAMEKTANHPLANAILDRFKAGTELSLNVENEIGKGLVTEYQGDTYQIGKPEIFSLVKTQINAHNEQYAKEGKTVVYFAKNNEVIGLIAMMDVPNENAKTVISYLKAQGIHTTMITGDAELTGQAVGRQIGIDEVVGNVLPENKAAIIKDQQARFGNVAMLGDGVNDAPALVTADIGVAMGDGTDIAIDVADAVLMNNDLTKFSYAHKISKRLDRVVWQNIIFSMFIVVLLITLNILGKMDITIGVIAHEGSTLLVILNGLRLLIPSKE, from the coding sequence ATGGAAACAACAAAAGCGCACGATCACACCTGTTCAAGCGGAAAAGACCATGAGCACAATCATGATCATGAAGGCAGTCACGGACACAGTCACAGTCATGGAAAATCTCCTGTCGTTTTATTTTTTACAGGATTAGCAATCTTTATCATCGCATTTTTTATCACTGAGGGCTCGCTGCTCCAAAATATTCTATTTGTCAGTGCCATGCTATTATCGGGTTACCACATTATTTTAGAAGGTATTGTTGATACGCTCAGTGAATCAAAAGAACAAAGAAAATTTGTTCCAAACGTTCACATCTTAATGACCTTAGCAGCTTTCGGAGCGACGATCATCGGAAATTATGAAGAGGGGGCTTTGCTGATCATTATATTTGCAGCAGCTCATTTCCTTGAAGAATATGCTGAAGGTCGTAGTAAAAGAGAAATTACCAATCTACTTAAAATGAATCCGACTGAAGCGCGTTTGATCCAAGCGGATGGTAGCGTGAAGACAGTCGATGTCGTCACTTTGAAAATCGGTGATAAACTACAAGTTTTGAATGGCGATCAAATTGCTACTGATGGAGTCATTCTATCAGGGCGTACCTCAATCGATGAGTCTTCGATCAATGGTGAAAGTATTCCACGAGAAAAAACAGTCGGTGATGAAGTCTTCGGTAGTACAATCAATGGAACAGGTACATTTACTATGGAAGTGACCAAAGACAGCAGTGATACAGTCTTTGCCAAAATTCTTCAATTAGTCAATCAGTCTCAATCAAATTTGTCGAAAACAGCTACTAAAATCCAAAAATTAGAACCTTATTATGTAACGATCGTCTTGATTTTAGTCCCAATTTTTATTGCAGTAGGTCCATTTATATTTAATTGGTCATGGAACGAGAGCTTTTATCGCGGTATGGTGTTCTTGATATCCGCTTCACCTTGTGCGCTTGCAGCCAGTGCTGTACCAGCCACACTATCAGGTATTTCCAACCTAGCTAAACGAGGTGTTTTATTCAAAGGTGGTTCTTATCTAGCAAACCTAGCGACCATTAAATCAGTCGCTTTTGATAAAACAGGGACTTTGACGAAAGGGAAACCATCTGTCACTGATTTCTATTTCTTAACAGATACGGCACAAATGACAGAACAAACCTGTATCGATTTAATTGTTGCGATGGAAAAAACAGCGAACCATCCTCTAGCAAATGCGATTTTAGACAGATTCAAAGCAGGTACAGAACTAAGCTTAAACGTCGAAAATGAAATCGGTAAAGGACTAGTTACTGAATATCAAGGAGATACGTATCAAATTGGTAAACCAGAAATTTTCAGCTTAGTTAAAACTCAAATCAATGCTCATAATGAACAATACGCTAAAGAAGGAAAAACAGTGGTCTACTTTGCGAAGAACAATGAAGTGATTGGTTTGATCGCAATGATGGATGTACCAAATGAAAATGCTAAAACGGTCATTAGTTATTTGAAAGCTCAAGGAATTCATACCACGATGATTACTGGTGATGCCGAATTAACTGGACAAGCAGTCGGACGTCAAATCGGAATCGATGAAGTTGTGGGGAATGTTTTACCGGAAAATAAAGCAGCGATCATTAAAGACCAACAAGCTCGTTTTGGCAATGTGGCGATGTTAGGGGATGGAGTTAATGATGCACCAGCTCTAGTAACAGCGGATATCGGTGTTGCGATGGGTGATGGAACAGATATTGCCATTGATGTAGCAGATGCTGTTTTGATGAACAATGATTTAACGAAATTCAGTTACGCCCATAAAATCTCCAAGCGCTTAGACCGTGTCGTTTGGCAAAATATCATTTTCTCAATGTTCATTGTAGTTCTCTTGATTACATTAAATATTCTTGGGAAAATGGATATTACGATCGGTGTGATCGCCCATGAAGGAAGTACGTTATTGGTTATTCTGAATGGCTTACGTTTACTGATCCCTTCAAAAGAGTAG
- the yeiL gene encoding transcriptional regulator YeiL → MKKYSLDQLTALTKNSPFDLSHYFSDALLNQAKIIVYTNKEYIVRFDKEVEQLFLMIEGRAKIYKIHENGRRSLIQFLGKGDFIGELSLLAVEEQVKDVQAINRCVCLALPYYKVKQELLNDNHFLRIIAKYLGEKVLLRVEHFSNNQNYELKHRLAAYMLQTEVEGLYTEKQTETAEFLGVSYRHLLYTLAEFQKEKLVIKQGKNYQLNQAKLKKLALGLFED, encoded by the coding sequence ATGAAAAAATATTCTTTAGATCAATTAACAGCATTAACTAAAAATAGCCCTTTCGATTTATCTCATTATTTTTCTGATGCTCTGTTAAACCAAGCCAAAATTATCGTCTATACAAATAAAGAATACATCGTCCGCTTTGATAAAGAAGTAGAACAGCTTTTTTTGATGATCGAAGGCAGAGCTAAAATTTATAAAATCCATGAAAATGGTCGACGTTCTCTGATCCAGTTTTTGGGGAAAGGAGATTTTATAGGAGAACTTTCGCTATTAGCGGTAGAAGAACAAGTCAAAGACGTACAAGCGATCAATCGTTGTGTTTGCTTAGCACTCCCCTATTACAAAGTAAAACAAGAATTATTAAATGATAATCATTTTTTAAGAATTATTGCTAAATATTTAGGTGAAAAGGTGCTATTAAGGGTCGAGCATTTTTCAAATAATCAAAACTATGAATTGAAACATCGTTTGGCGGCTTATATGCTACAGACAGAGGTTGAAGGCTTATATACTGAAAAACAAACAGAGACTGCTGAATTTTTAGGTGTGAGTTACAGACATTTACTCTATACCTTAGCAGAGTTCCAAAAAGAAAAGTTAGTGATAAAACAGGGGAAGAACTATCAATTGAATCAAGCCAAACTAAAAAAACTCGCATTAGGATTGTTTGAGGATTAA
- a CDS encoding glucosaminidase domain-containing protein, with amino-acid sequence MKKRNLNSKKLRLLSVGLLTSSAVLSVSDVQPIVAKEINDKATSSSEEQEQVAILSSTKEHETTESTVEGIETSSTTENSADSSSSTESTEESSSDSTSSSDDTSSTQDTTESTSTSESSTSTTDSSTSTSTSTTSSSSTSTTNSTTKPSKPKPSKPKPKPNKPNKPTPNQPAPPVQGPIQQPSAPAPQPSRPSTGTVTGSNTGGTSTGSDQVFHISPNLTTKSFVKVIGEDARTIAGENNLYASVMIAQAILESASGNSALASAPNYNLFGIKGSYEGSSANFLTSEDNGSGSMFTIRSNFRKYPSYKESLGDYVKLLRGGTDSSSAFYSGTWKTNTKSYKDATKFLTGRYATDTSYNSKLNGLIDAYNLTQYDTLKDKKNTKKAKKITLNTSFDKLEKKDDQLDQKIEYLTHIVKKGESLKSISELYNISTLAILEKNQLDRRMLFIGQKLSVPKQEEKTTVVPKEDAVDRSLDMVQKLSNAFSNQETTKSTAKKDSNKKESKTASAKKTTNTTKQTNSTKETSETTSTKESKDYQVSATRKKTKETYEVKKGDTLASISKKTGISVWSLKEWNDLDQYFLTEGQQLILAPVYELQS; translated from the coding sequence ATGAAAAAGAGAAATCTAAATAGTAAAAAATTAAGACTATTGAGTGTGGGATTGCTTACTTCAAGTGCTGTCCTTTCTGTTAGCGATGTTCAACCAATTGTTGCGAAAGAAATCAATGACAAAGCAACTTCAAGCTCCGAAGAACAAGAGCAAGTAGCAATTTTATCTTCAACTAAGGAACATGAAACAACAGAAAGTACAGTAGAAGGAATAGAAACCAGTTCTACTACCGAAAATAGTGCAGATTCTTCTTCAAGCACAGAGTCAACTGAAGAATCTAGCAGTGATTCGACAAGTTCATCAGATGACACTAGCTCTACACAAGATACAACGGAATCGACAAGTACATCTGAATCGTCGACATCAACCACAGATTCGTCAACTAGTACTTCAACTAGTACAACAAGCAGTTCTAGTACCAGTACAACGAATTCAACAACAAAACCGTCAAAACCAAAACCAAGCAAACCGAAACCAAAACCAAATAAGCCAAACAAACCAACACCTAATCAACCAGCACCACCTGTTCAAGGACCAATTCAACAGCCAAGTGCACCAGCACCGCAGCCAAGTAGACCAAGTACTGGAACGGTAACTGGAAGTAATACTGGTGGTACTTCTACTGGATCAGATCAGGTATTTCATATCAGTCCTAATCTAACTACGAAAAGTTTTGTTAAGGTAATCGGTGAAGATGCCCGCACGATTGCTGGAGAGAATAATTTATATGCATCAGTGATGATTGCGCAAGCGATTTTAGAAAGTGCTTCAGGAAACAGTGCATTAGCTTCTGCGCCAAACTATAATCTATTTGGTATCAAAGGAAGCTATGAAGGTTCTAGTGCTAATTTTCTAACGAGTGAAGATAATGGCTCTGGAAGTATGTTCACGATTCGTTCGAATTTTAGAAAGTATCCATCATATAAAGAGTCACTAGGGGATTATGTGAAACTTCTTAGAGGTGGTACAGATTCCAGCAGTGCTTTTTATAGTGGGACTTGGAAAACCAATACGAAATCGTATAAAGATGCAACGAAGTTTTTAACGGGTCGTTATGCGACAGATACTAGCTACAATTCAAAATTAAACGGCTTGATCGATGCGTATAATTTAACACAATATGATACATTAAAAGATAAAAAAAATACCAAAAAAGCGAAGAAAATTACATTAAATACATCTTTTGATAAGTTAGAAAAGAAAGACGATCAACTGGATCAAAAAATTGAATACCTTACACATATCGTTAAAAAAGGTGAATCACTTAAATCGATCAGTGAGTTGTACAATATTTCTACGTTAGCTATTTTAGAAAAAAATCAATTAGATCGTCGTATGTTATTTATCGGTCAAAAATTGAGTGTACCAAAACAAGAGGAAAAAACGACTGTAGTGCCAAAAGAAGATGCAGTAGACCGTTCATTGGACATGGTTCAAAAATTATCTAACGCATTTTCAAACCAAGAAACAACTAAATCTACGGCTAAAAAAGACTCAAATAAAAAAGAATCAAAAACAGCGTCAGCTAAAAAGACAACAAATACAACGAAGCAAACAAACTCAACAAAAGAAACAAGTGAAACAACGTCTACAAAAGAATCAAAAGATTATCAAGTAAGTGCAACGCGTAAGAAGACAAAAGAAACGTATGAAGTGAAAAAAGGCGATACTTTAGCAAGTATATCTAAAAAGACAGGGATCTCTGTGTGGTCGTTAAAAGAGTGGAACGACCTAGATCAATACTTTTTAACTGAAGGACAACAGCTTATTCTAGCGCCAGTTTATGAACTTCAATCATAA
- a CDS encoding peptide ABC transporter substrate-binding protein, which yields MKKFFVISALALLLFVTGCNSVGKTESNESKKAIVHFTEPAELLTLDTTQEEDFTSFNAQNQVLEGLYQLNEKDEAIPAVAKALPEISEDKQTYTISLREEAKWSNGKPVTAADFLYAWRRAVTPGTAPSYASLFVSSIKNADAIYQGKMKPEELGVEAPDEHTLVIQLIKPIPYFTSLLTFETFFPINQAFAETQGSDYGTSAKTTLYNGPFVLEGWEQNADTWKYVKNPDYWDNKNVKVDEIQTTVVKSTSTAVNLYQTDELDRVVLDGEFSKQYKNDPDFQNQNDTKMGYLRFNQGTGKALANLNLRKAIALAIDRETFVKNILGDGSIAAEGFVPQHFVQNPKTGEDFRKENGVQQTFDKTAAQKAYTEAKKELNKDEITLVYLSKDTDTEKKTAEYLASQIAEVLPGIKFEITTLPSNNLQERYLAGDYDIAFGQWMPDFKDASTFLDMFASTSGLNHVNYKNPTYDQLIQAASETDAANEEKRWSDLLQAEQLLLAEDYTIAPIYQQQTALLQKKQISGVVKHAFGSPYSFKYIQVEEAK from the coding sequence ATGAAAAAGTTTTTCGTAATCAGTGCATTGGCACTTTTACTTTTTGTAACAGGGTGTAATTCAGTGGGCAAAACGGAATCAAATGAATCAAAAAAAGCAATCGTCCATTTTACTGAACCAGCAGAATTACTAACATTAGATACGACACAAGAAGAAGATTTTACGAGCTTTAACGCTCAAAACCAAGTATTGGAAGGACTTTATCAATTAAATGAAAAAGATGAAGCAATCCCAGCGGTAGCCAAAGCTTTACCAGAAATCAGTGAGGACAAACAAACGTATACGATTTCTTTAAGAGAAGAAGCAAAATGGTCGAATGGTAAACCAGTTACAGCAGCTGATTTTCTTTATGCATGGAGACGTGCAGTTACGCCAGGAACTGCCCCGTCCTATGCGAGTCTGTTCGTTTCCTCAATTAAAAATGCTGATGCTATTTACCAAGGAAAAATGAAACCAGAAGAATTAGGCGTGGAAGCACCAGATGAGCATACGCTAGTCATTCAGTTGATCAAGCCAATTCCCTACTTTACTTCACTGTTGACGTTTGAAACATTTTTCCCAATCAACCAAGCCTTTGCCGAAACACAAGGCAGTGATTATGGAACATCGGCTAAAACCACGCTGTATAATGGACCATTTGTTTTAGAAGGCTGGGAACAAAACGCTGATACGTGGAAATACGTCAAAAATCCTGACTATTGGGATAATAAAAATGTCAAAGTCGATGAAATTCAAACAACGGTTGTTAAATCAACTAGTACCGCTGTTAACTTATATCAAACGGATGAACTTGATCGGGTGGTATTAGACGGTGAATTCTCAAAACAATATAAAAACGACCCAGATTTTCAAAATCAAAATGATACAAAAATGGGGTACCTTCGTTTCAACCAAGGAACTGGGAAAGCGTTGGCAAACCTAAACTTGCGTAAAGCAATTGCTTTAGCCATTGACCGTGAGACCTTTGTCAAAAACATCTTAGGCGATGGTTCAATTGCAGCGGAAGGGTTTGTGCCACAACATTTTGTGCAAAATCCGAAGACAGGGGAAGATTTCCGTAAAGAAAACGGCGTTCAGCAAACGTTCGATAAAACTGCGGCGCAAAAGGCTTATACAGAAGCGAAAAAAGAGCTGAACAAAGACGAGATCACGTTAGTTTATTTGAGTAAAGATACTGATACAGAGAAAAAAACAGCGGAATATTTAGCAAGTCAAATAGCTGAAGTTTTGCCGGGGATAAAATTTGAAATCACCACATTACCAAGCAATAACTTACAGGAGCGCTATTTAGCCGGTGACTATGATATTGCGTTTGGTCAATGGATGCCAGATTTCAAAGACGCCAGTACGTTTTTAGATATGTTTGCTTCAACATCGGGGTTAAACCATGTGAACTATAAAAATCCAACCTACGATCAATTGATTCAAGCAGCCTCTGAGACAGATGCGGCGAATGAAGAAAAAAGATGGTCGGATCTATTGCAGGCAGAACAGCTTTTACTTGCTGAAGATTATACGATCGCGCCGATCTATCAACAGCAAACAGCTTTGCTGCAAAAGAAACAGATCAGTGGCGTGGTGAAACATGCCTTTGGTTCACCCTATAGTTTCAAGTATATTCAAGTAGAAGAAGCAAAATAA
- a CDS encoding winged helix-turn-helix domain-containing protein, with the protein MFNIAIVSDTENNTSTYITALKEKEYTVRHMDLGELTKEISSIHAVFILESAVENIGQTCEWIIKVRDIANCFIWVLSEEATKINRIIHLQLGADGTFNNQADLDEFSLYITKTLERRAVLGVNQFVDRSKEDKKSFDIRLVPANFAVKIEGKDEIGLTKLEFRTLELLIERKGEAVSYEELYENAWGGEEGDKKYRVANLVFHLRKKLNDDSFKSKYIRTVRSRGYMLPSC; encoded by the coding sequence ATGTTTAACATAGCAATCGTAAGTGATACTGAAAACAATACATCAACATACATAACCGCGTTAAAAGAAAAAGAATACACGGTACGTCATATGGATTTAGGTGAATTAACGAAAGAAATTTCCAGTATACATGCTGTATTTATCCTGGAATCAGCAGTAGAAAATATTGGTCAAACTTGCGAATGGATCATTAAAGTGAGAGATATTGCGAACTGTTTCATCTGGGTCTTATCTGAAGAGGCCACAAAAATAAATAGAATCATCCATCTCCAACTTGGAGCAGATGGTACTTTTAATAATCAAGCTGATTTAGATGAATTTTCGTTGTATATTACAAAGACTCTTGAAAGAAGAGCGGTCCTCGGTGTAAATCAATTCGTTGATCGCTCTAAGGAGGATAAGAAATCTTTTGATATTCGTTTAGTTCCTGCTAATTTTGCCGTAAAAATTGAAGGAAAAGATGAAATTGGTTTAACTAAACTAGAGTTTAGAACATTAGAGCTATTGATTGAACGAAAAGGTGAAGCTGTATCTTACGAAGAACTTTATGAAAATGCATGGGGAGGAGAAGAAGGTGATAAAAAATATCGTGTTGCCAATTTAGTTTTTCATCTAAGAAAAAAATTGAATGATGATTCTTTTAAGTCCAAATATATTCGAACAGTACGTTCAAGAGGGTATATGTTGCCTAGTTGCTGA
- a CDS encoding glycosyl hydrolase family 18 protein, translating into MKKVFRKNVNVLSNLVLIVSSLVLSLSVLTQNKTVEAAEPAQYRNVMYYGDWSIWGGEDNFYPKDIPADQLTHLNYAFLDFDSSGNLKFTDKDAAVGAPVGQEGVQWNSASAGVLNAIQDIRAKNPNLKIGISIGGWSKSGDFSDVAANPTIRANFVSNIAKFIKYTNMDFVDLDWEYPVSVREPDKVDNTNDEGTPHAKPADKQNFITLLQDIRTAIDKQGKDLGKTYELSVALPASQNTLKNGIDVEQLFKVIDFANVMTYDMNGAWTPNSAHHSALYGNPTDPNYASGFSVDQTVKYLQTNGAPASKIVIGAAFYTRGWNKVAAGTDTAKPGLFQAAEKNNKDADLSPTYGANNKNPLKSGDGGRAGGVWPYRNIADLKVKSPDLKEYWDDVAKAPYMYNQKTGEFYTYDNPRSIGYKAEYVKNNQLGGVISWMQSQDKATDTTKRDELTKAIKTGLFGSAGLPANKTIYADLNVKATIAPYSENGAGYEITVKNNETSGETGDVLKAVEAAFETVKLPKLYIPVNAAETLTAGDYKAGTVTVENGNVVVDLSSVYDAQQIPQGASYTFRLKSSAAAVDVNRISSIALTQRIAKNGAELSKQTVYGGGAVNPDPTDTTPPTTPGNLKAGTITDASAVLNWAASTDNVKLAGYKVYRDGVLVGTVAETTYTDTALKANTTYNYTVKAYDAAGNLSADSNVVSVKTKESTTPPVTNAWDAAKAYNGGDVVTYQGKTYKAKWWTQGNVPGTEQWGPWELVG; encoded by the coding sequence TTGAAAAAAGTGTTTAGAAAAAATGTAAACGTTTTATCTAATTTAGTTCTTATTGTTTCGAGTTTAGTTTTATCTTTATCCGTGTTAACCCAAAATAAGACGGTAGAGGCAGCAGAACCTGCTCAATACCGTAATGTAATGTACTACGGGGATTGGTCGATCTGGGGTGGGGAGGACAATTTTTATCCTAAAGATATTCCAGCAGATCAATTGACGCATTTAAATTATGCTTTTTTAGACTTTGATAGTAGCGGGAATTTGAAATTTACGGATAAAGATGCAGCGGTTGGAGCACCTGTCGGTCAAGAAGGTGTGCAATGGAATAGCGCTAGTGCAGGTGTTTTAAATGCCATTCAGGATATTCGGGCCAAGAATCCTAATTTAAAAATCGGCATTTCAATTGGCGGATGGTCTAAATCAGGAGACTTTTCTGATGTAGCAGCTAATCCAACGATTCGTGCAAATTTCGTCAGCAATATTGCTAAATTTATTAAATATACAAACATGGATTTTGTCGATTTAGATTGGGAATATCCAGTCTCTGTTCGTGAGCCAGATAAGGTTGATAATACCAATGATGAAGGAACGCCACATGCTAAACCGGCAGATAAACAAAATTTTATTACGCTGTTACAAGATATTCGTACAGCAATTGATAAACAAGGAAAAGACTTAGGCAAAACCTATGAATTATCGGTTGCCTTACCCGCTTCACAAAATACCTTGAAAAACGGTATCGATGTGGAACAATTATTCAAGGTGATCGATTTTGCTAACGTGATGACCTACGATATGAATGGAGCATGGACACCAAACAGCGCCCATCATAGCGCGCTTTATGGCAATCCGACAGATCCTAATTATGCTAGTGGTTTTTCAGTAGATCAAACGGTTAAATACTTGCAAACGAATGGTGCGCCAGCAAGTAAAATTGTTATCGGAGCTGCTTTTTATACACGTGGTTGGAATAAAGTAGCAGCAGGAACGGATACAGCAAAACCTGGACTATTCCAAGCCGCAGAAAAAAATAATAAGGATGCCGATTTATCACCAACTTATGGTGCTAATAATAAAAATCCTTTGAAATCAGGTGATGGCGGCCGTGCAGGTGGTGTTTGGCCGTATCGCAATATTGCGGATCTTAAAGTTAAATCTCCTGATTTAAAAGAATATTGGGATGATGTAGCCAAAGCACCATACATGTATAATCAAAAAACAGGTGAATTTTATACCTATGATAACCCTCGTTCGATCGGTTACAAAGCAGAATATGTAAAAAATAATCAATTAGGCGGCGTGATTTCATGGATGCAATCACAAGATAAAGCCACAGATACAACGAAACGGGACGAACTAACCAAAGCAATCAAAACAGGTTTATTTGGTTCAGCTGGTCTTCCAGCAAATAAAACGATTTATGCAGATTTAAATGTCAAAGCAACGATTGCACCTTATAGTGAAAATGGCGCTGGTTATGAAATTACAGTGAAAAACAATGAAACTTCAGGTGAAACTGGAGACGTGCTAAAAGCGGTAGAAGCTGCTTTTGAAACAGTGAAATTACCTAAGTTATACATTCCAGTAAATGCGGCTGAAACATTGACTGCAGGTGACTATAAAGCTGGAACTGTTACTGTAGAAAACGGAAACGTTGTGGTTGATCTTTCCTCAGTTTATGATGCACAACAAATCCCGCAAGGTGCAAGTTATACCTTTAGATTGAAATCAAGCGCTGCGGCAGTAGATGTAAATCGAATCAGCAGCATTGCTTTGACACAACGAATTGCTAAAAATGGTGCAGAGCTTAGTAAGCAAACAGTATATGGTGGAGGTGCAGTCAATCCAGATCCAACGGACACGACACCGCCAACGACACCTGGCAATTTAAAAGCTGGAACTATTACAGATGCTAGTGCAGTATTAAACTGGGCAGCTTCTACAGATAACGTGAAGCTTGCTGGTTACAAAGTTTACCGTGATGGTGTCTTAGTAGGAACCGTTGCAGAAACGACGTATACAGATACTGCTTTAAAAGCGAATACGACATACAATTACACAGTCAAAGCCTATGATGCAGCTGGCAACCTTTCAGCTGACAGTAATGTCGTTTCAGTCAAAACGAAAGAAAGTACAACACCTCCTGTAACCAATGCATGGGACGCTGCTAAAGCATACAATGGCGGCGATGTTGTAACGTATCAAGGCAAGACGTATAAAGCAAAATGGTGGACTCAGGGCAACGTACCAGGAACAGAACAATGGGGACCTTGGGAGTTAGTTGGATAG